The proteins below come from a single Rhizobium tropici CIAT 899 genomic window:
- a CDS encoding LysR family transcriptional regulator, whose protein sequence is MIRNFDIALIRTFATVADQGSMTIAANMLHMTQGAVSQQIKRLEDMLGCALFERDRRGLRLTEAGERLRGNARRLLALNDEIWDDMTESTVRGGVRLGVPYDLVGATLAPVLKSYAERHPQVEISLVCASSPELLEELGKGTVDLCVAEEPYGTSQAECLAVERLVWVGAKGGNAYRKVPLPISMVADTCAFRSSVFAALSKDGLRWRTVFENGNIEATTATVRTDLAITAWLASTVPADLDILPVEQGLPELPVFSINLHLPKSGATPQALELARHIREGMMRPRQSAAA, encoded by the coding sequence ATGATCCGAAACTTTGATATTGCCCTCATCAGAACCTTCGCCACGGTTGCCGACCAAGGGAGCATGACGATTGCAGCCAATATGCTGCATATGACCCAGGGCGCCGTCAGCCAGCAGATCAAGCGGTTGGAGGACATGCTCGGCTGCGCTCTGTTCGAACGGGACAGACGCGGATTGCGGCTGACGGAGGCCGGTGAACGCCTGCGCGGCAATGCCCGCCGCCTATTGGCGTTGAACGACGAGATCTGGGACGACATGACGGAAAGCACGGTTCGCGGCGGCGTCCGGCTCGGCGTTCCCTATGACCTTGTTGGAGCGACGCTGGCGCCCGTGCTGAAATCCTATGCCGAGCGCCATCCGCAGGTGGAGATTTCGCTGGTCTGCGCATCGTCGCCGGAACTGCTGGAAGAGCTGGGGAAGGGAACCGTCGACCTCTGTGTGGCGGAGGAACCATATGGCACGTCGCAAGCCGAATGCCTTGCTGTGGAGCGGCTCGTCTGGGTCGGAGCGAAGGGCGGCAACGCTTATCGCAAGGTGCCGCTGCCGATCTCGATGGTTGCCGATACCTGTGCCTTCCGATCGTCGGTCTTTGCCGCACTCAGCAAGGATGGGTTGCGCTGGCGGACGGTCTTTGAGAACGGCAATATCGAGGCGACCACGGCGACGGTGCGCACGGATCTGGCTATCACCGCCTGGCTCGCTTCGACCGTTCCGGCTGATCTCGATATTCTCCCCGTCGAGCAGGGTCTGCCCGAATTGCCGGTCTTTTCGATCAATCTGCATTTGCCGAAAAGTGGCGCGACACCGCAAGCGTTAGAGCTTGCCCGCCATATCCGCGAGGGCATGATGCGGCCGCGCCAATCCGCGGCCGCCTAA
- a CDS encoding LysE family translocator, with product MTIEPLLPLVLFALVSTITPGGATTLATASGAHFGFRRSIPVMGGFAFGLGSMAGAAAAGLGGVLMALPILQIAMKTLGSLYLIWLAIRIGRSGQPHEAAQMVRPTGFLAGVWMLWHNPKGWAMTMGAAASFAALADSPARLAFLLGVTFCLIAAFSLAVWCALGQMLGHLLKTAWQWRALNISLACLLVISIVPMWYE from the coding sequence ATGACGATCGAACCCTTGCTGCCGCTGGTACTCTTCGCATTGGTTTCCACCATAACGCCGGGCGGTGCGACCACGCTCGCGACTGCGTCCGGTGCGCATTTCGGTTTCCGCCGCTCGATACCTGTCATGGGCGGCTTTGCCTTCGGCCTGGGCTCCATGGCCGGTGCGGCGGCGGCTGGGCTGGGTGGCGTTTTGATGGCCTTGCCAATATTGCAAATTGCCATGAAGACGCTGGGCTCGCTCTATTTGATCTGGCTTGCTATTCGAATCGGCAGAAGCGGCCAGCCGCACGAGGCGGCGCAGATGGTGAGGCCGACAGGCTTCCTTGCCGGCGTCTGGATGCTCTGGCACAATCCCAAGGGTTGGGCGATGACAATGGGCGCTGCCGCCTCCTTTGCCGCGCTGGCGGATAGTCCGGCCAGACTTGCATTCCTACTTGGCGTGACCTTCTGCCTTATCGCCGCTTTCTCTTTGGCGGTTTGGTGCGCTCTGGGGCAAATGCTCGGACATCTCTTGAAAACGGCCTGGCAATGGCGAGCACTCAACATTTCTCTCGCTTGCCTCCTCGTGATTTCAATCGTTCCCATGTGGTACGAATAA
- a CDS encoding citrate synthase/methylcitrate synthase — protein sequence MKSGLEDVIAAETKLSDVDGAAGRLIIRGVSLDDLVATSRFEDVAALLLDGLFDEHIDAASIRTQLGAARVALFPHVEAADAALLALPPVDAVRALLARVADGEDFATAIRLMAAPAVFLPAILRLQKGEAPIRPNASLSQSGDILRMLTGRLPTAEQTAGLDAYLVTISDHGLNASTFASRVIASTQAGLTSSVLAAISALKGPLHGGAPGPVLNMFDGVGKPENARAWLSQALDRGERLMGFGHRIYRVRDPRADALKTALKPIFASGQADAGRIALAEAIETAALALLKERKPDRPLDVNVEYYTALLLDALGFPRSSFTGVFAIGRTVGWIAHAREQTLDGRLIRPQSRYVGPLPKAA from the coding sequence ATGAAAAGTGGTCTTGAAGATGTCATTGCCGCAGAAACCAAGCTGTCCGACGTCGACGGCGCTGCCGGTCGCCTGATTATCCGCGGCGTGTCGCTCGATGATCTGGTGGCAACCAGCCGCTTCGAGGATGTTGCGGCACTGCTGCTGGATGGCCTGTTTGACGAACATATCGATGCAGCTTCCATCCGAACTCAACTCGGCGCGGCTCGCGTTGCGCTTTTCCCGCATGTTGAGGCTGCCGATGCCGCTCTGCTCGCACTGCCGCCGGTGGATGCCGTGCGTGCCTTGCTGGCACGCGTGGCCGACGGCGAGGATTTCGCCACCGCGATCCGCCTGATGGCGGCACCGGCCGTTTTCCTGCCGGCCATCTTGCGATTGCAGAAAGGCGAAGCACCGATAAGGCCGAATGCATCCTTGTCCCAATCCGGTGATATCCTGCGCATGTTGACGGGCCGGTTACCGACGGCAGAGCAGACGGCAGGTCTCGATGCCTATTTGGTGACGATTTCCGATCACGGCTTGAATGCGTCGACCTTCGCCTCCCGCGTCATCGCCTCGACCCAGGCCGGCCTGACCTCCTCCGTGCTTGCAGCAATCAGCGCCCTCAAGGGACCGCTGCATGGCGGCGCGCCCGGCCCTGTCCTTAATATGTTTGACGGTGTCGGAAAGCCCGAAAATGCACGTGCCTGGCTGTCGCAGGCGCTCGATCGTGGCGAGCGACTGATGGGCTTCGGCCATCGCATTTACCGCGTCCGCGACCCGCGCGCGGATGCGCTGAAGACGGCATTAAAGCCGATCTTTGCCAGCGGACAGGCAGATGCCGGACGTATCGCCTTGGCGGAAGCGATCGAGACGGCGGCACTGGCGCTGTTGAAAGAGCGCAAGCCGGATCGGCCCTTGGACGTCAATGTCGAATATTACACCGCCCTGCTGCTCGATGCCCTTGGCTTCCCCCGCAGCTCCTTCACCGGCGTCTTCGCGATCGGCCGCACGGTCGGCTGGATCGCCCACGCCCGCGAGCAGACGCTTGACGGACGTTTGATCCGCCCGCAATCGCGCTATGTCGGTCCACTGCCGAAGGCGGCATAA
- a CDS encoding CHASE2 domain-containing protein, translating to MRRPSLQTLIALLLTVAWSLGLGIAHLRGDIPFIDGAEATLTNLRNTLGGHSQPPDLVTIVAIDDETSRVAGRYPLPRATLARIVDAIAAQGPKAIALDVLLVDPGDEAGDAALEQSLKRTKVVLAAASIFPESRQRVVDNSNEPLARVPSALQFLEPQQRFADAASYGIVNLQTDKAGTPRFVPMLFRSGERIEPSFSLRVVSAASGEQTTVLSDHIKIGDRSIHTDAGYLMPLSFYGPRGTIRTISASAALSGQLPEAAIRDHVVVIGATVTGGGDVFPTPFDPVLPGVEVIATSITHLIAGDGLVRDRNVRFIDLYFAVGLPIAVVSLLSWRRSTIGLITVLGVVLLWFAVNVSTFKHGIWLSAALPIAATVPPALLFGAIQLWLDRRRATRFAEQSQLLQRIQAPGLAEHLARDPGLLAEPVHQEAAVVFIDINGFTGLSESIGPTAVRELLNGFYNLVDEEVTASGGAITSFMGDGAMILFGLPHPKPADPANAAHCCIRLAHRMRDWLSALPQGITSRIGFKIGAHFGTIVASRLGGGDRQQITATGDTVNVASRLMEVAAGHHAEAAISADLLLAAGRDSTPFKEGHLNGPIETSLRGRAGSLTIWLWRGRP from the coding sequence ATGCGCAGACCATCGCTGCAAACGCTGATTGCGCTTCTCTTGACTGTCGCCTGGAGCCTGGGTCTTGGCATTGCGCACCTGCGCGGCGACATTCCCTTCATCGACGGCGCGGAAGCAACGCTTACAAATCTCCGCAATACGCTCGGGGGCCATAGCCAACCGCCCGATCTCGTCACGATCGTCGCCATCGACGATGAGACCTCGCGAGTGGCCGGGCGCTATCCCTTGCCGCGCGCCACGCTTGCCAGGATCGTTGATGCCATCGCCGCCCAGGGACCCAAAGCCATCGCCCTCGACGTGCTTCTGGTCGATCCCGGTGACGAAGCCGGCGATGCGGCGTTGGAGCAATCACTCAAGCGAACCAAGGTCGTGCTGGCCGCAGCCAGCATCTTTCCCGAAAGCCGCCAGCGCGTTGTCGACAACAGCAACGAGCCTCTCGCCCGCGTGCCCAGCGCGTTGCAATTCCTCGAGCCGCAGCAGCGGTTCGCCGATGCCGCAAGCTATGGGATCGTCAATCTGCAGACCGACAAGGCGGGCACGCCGCGTTTCGTTCCGATGCTGTTTCGCAGCGGCGAACGGATCGAGCCATCCTTTTCGCTGCGCGTGGTTTCCGCCGCAAGCGGCGAGCAGACGACTGTTCTTTCCGACCATATCAAGATCGGCGACCGCTCCATCCATACCGACGCCGGCTATCTCATGCCGCTCTCGTTCTACGGTCCGCGCGGAACGATCCGCACCATCAGCGCCAGCGCGGCGCTGAGCGGCCAGTTGCCTGAAGCCGCGATCAGGGACCATGTCGTCGTTATCGGCGCGACCGTTACGGGGGGAGGAGATGTCTTTCCGACGCCGTTCGATCCTGTTCTGCCCGGTGTCGAGGTTATCGCGACCTCGATCACGCATCTGATTGCGGGGGATGGCCTGGTACGCGACCGCAACGTCCGTTTTATCGACCTTTATTTCGCCGTCGGCCTGCCGATTGCCGTTGTCAGCCTTCTTTCATGGCGGCGCAGCACCATAGGCCTGATCACGGTGCTGGGCGTCGTCCTCCTTTGGTTTGCCGTCAACGTCAGCACCTTCAAGCACGGAATTTGGCTAAGCGCCGCCCTTCCGATTGCGGCAACTGTCCCGCCGGCGCTGCTGTTTGGCGCGATCCAGCTTTGGCTCGACCGCAGACGTGCCACCCGCTTCGCCGAGCAAAGCCAGCTGCTGCAGCGCATCCAGGCGCCTGGTCTGGCCGAGCATCTTGCGCGCGATCCCGGCCTTCTCGCAGAGCCGGTACATCAGGAGGCGGCCGTCGTCTTCATCGATATCAATGGCTTCACCGGCCTTAGCGAATCGATCGGCCCGACCGCCGTGCGTGAACTGCTGAACGGCTTCTACAATCTCGTCGACGAAGAAGTCACTGCATCCGGCGGTGCCATTACCAGCTTCATGGGTGACGGCGCCATGATCCTTTTCGGCCTGCCGCATCCCAAGCCTGCCGATCCTGCCAATGCAGCGCATTGTTGCATTCGCCTGGCGCACCGCATGAGAGACTGGCTCTCGGCACTGCCGCAGGGAATAACCTCGCGAATCGGTTTCAAGATCGGCGCTCATTTCGGCACCATCGTCGCCTCGCGGCTCGGCGGCGGCGATCGTCAACAGATCACTGCGACGGGTGATACGGTCAACGTTGCCAGTCGCTTGATGGAGGTTGCCGCAGGTCACCATGCGGAGGCTGCCATCAGCGCCGACCTCTTGCTTGCGGCGGGTCGCGACAGCACTCCCTTCAAAGAGGGGCACCTCAACGGCCCGATCGAAACAAGCCTGCGTGGCCGCGCCGGTTCTTTGACAATATGGCTTTGGCGCGGTCGGCCGTGA